A region from the uncultured Macellibacteroides sp. genome encodes:
- a CDS encoding RagB/SusD family nutrient uptake outer membrane protein, whose translation MKKVKIFIGLALIFGLASCSDLDKLPEGVLSTSTAFSSTAEITKYLNQFYETGVRTQSQNVGNASGIAFSDMASDNMISNVIDDRLAGETALSDAAKLTNYTYIRNVNFLINNFENCKETGAAMNQCIGEAYYFRAWYYYQMFVNYGELTWIDEVLDPVQEQMERPRDSRTVIADKILADLDVAIENLGEKNNSASMRVHKDVARALKSEVALFEGTWEKYHKVKGTAFYDKSITDEKINNYLQQAADAAKAVMDRGVWSIASGNTLTAYRDLFITLDLSTNKEVLMWKKYDASDNVGHSVTRYLNQGGGITGASLSLIDDYLTIDGRPFVGSERDNAQIVYGNELLPTVRDPRLSQTICIPGQPLRPNNAYVFVRPPLDGNSYNQNTTGFSVLKYVEFNTTYTPTIDGEGKSQAPAIQCRYADILLNYSEALAELNGAANADKIAAALKPLRDRVGMPAIDFDREYNTASDYPFKDLDKYIQAVRRERRVEKAFEGSRLTDILRWAAADKLIVNKTPLGALFTGSSLETAYGNKLVYDQPSNNNLFLSGKPGDAKRYIIPFNNKNYQNGWQFKLDRDYLYPIQSRMLSLTNNQWKQNPGW comes from the coding sequence ATGAAAAAAGTAAAAATATTTATAGGTTTGGCTCTTATCTTTGGTTTGGCAAGTTGTTCCGACTTGGATAAGCTTCCGGAGGGTGTTCTCTCAACGTCTACTGCATTTAGCAGTACAGCTGAAATTACAAAATACCTGAATCAGTTTTATGAAACGGGAGTGCGCACCCAATCTCAGAATGTGGGTAATGCTTCGGGGATCGCTTTTTCTGATATGGCGAGCGACAATATGATTTCGAATGTGATTGATGATAGACTTGCCGGAGAGACAGCGCTGAGCGATGCAGCAAAACTTACCAACTATACGTATATACGAAATGTAAATTTCTTAATCAATAATTTCGAGAATTGTAAGGAAACAGGAGCGGCCATGAATCAATGTATCGGGGAAGCTTATTATTTTCGTGCCTGGTATTATTATCAGATGTTTGTAAATTATGGCGAATTGACCTGGATCGATGAGGTGCTAGACCCTGTTCAGGAACAGATGGAACGCCCAAGAGATAGCCGTACGGTGATTGCCGATAAGATTTTGGCCGACCTGGATGTGGCTATCGAGAACCTGGGCGAAAAGAACAACAGCGCCTCCATGAGGGTTCACAAGGATGTAGCCCGTGCATTAAAGAGCGAAGTCGCGTTGTTTGAAGGAACCTGGGAGAAATACCACAAAGTAAAAGGGACTGCTTTCTATGATAAGAGCATCACCGATGAGAAAATAAATAATTACTTGCAACAGGCGGCCGATGCTGCAAAAGCCGTAATGGATCGGGGAGTATGGAGCATAGCTTCCGGTAATACACTGACTGCCTATAGGGATCTGTTCATTACATTGGATCTATCCACAAACAAAGAGGTATTGATGTGGAAAAAGTACGATGCAAGCGATAACGTGGGGCATTCGGTTACCCGCTATCTAAACCAGGGTGGAGGTATCACGGGAGCTTCTTTGTCGCTAATAGATGATTACCTTACAATAGACGGTCGTCCATTTGTTGGTAGCGAGCGTGACAATGCCCAGATTGTATATGGAAACGAATTACTACCTACAGTTCGCGATCCGCGTCTTTCGCAAACGATCTGTATTCCCGGTCAGCCGCTTCGTCCAAACAATGCCTACGTATTTGTTCGTCCTCCTTTGGATGGAAATAGTTATAACCAGAATACTACCGGTTTCTCGGTTCTTAAGTACGTTGAATTCAATACCACCTATACCCCAACTATCGATGGCGAAGGTAAAAGTCAGGCTCCTGCCATTCAATGCCGTTATGCTGACATTCTGCTTAACTATTCAGAGGCATTGGCCGAACTGAACGGAGCTGCCAATGCCGACAAAATTGCTGCTGCTTTAAAACCCCTTCGTGATCGGGTAGGTATGCCGGCAATCGATTTTGACAGAGAGTATAACACGGCTTCGGATTATCCGTTTAAGGATCTGGATAAATACATTCAGGCAGTTCGCAGGGAGCGTCGCGTGGAGAAGGCCTTTGAAGGAAGCCGGTTAACGGATATTTTACGTTGGGCTGCAGCCGACAAGCTAATTGTTAACAAGACCCCCCTTGGTGCATTGTTTACGGGAAGTAGTTTGGAGACTGCTTATGGAAATAAACTTGTATATGACCAACCATCTAACAATAATTTATTCCTAAGTGGAAAGCCAGGTGATGCCAAACGATATATCATTCCATTCAACAACAAGAACTACCAAAACGGATGGCAATTCAAACTGGATAGGGATTATCTGTATCCAATACAGTCGCGCATGCTGTCGCTGACTAATAATCAATGGAAGCAGAACCCAGGTTGGTAA